One Neosynechococcus sphagnicola sy1 DNA window includes the following coding sequences:
- a CDS encoding iron uptake porin, giving the protein MAQVTSVSQLSDVQPTDWAFQALQSLVERYGCIAGYPDSTYRGQRALTRYEFAAGLNACMQRIEELLSATTSPLLTKEELLVLQKLQEEFAAELVTMRGRVDTLEARTTQLEAQQFSTTTKLNGEAIFAVVGGSGGEPRSRTPAGEDPQPIMVNRVRLNLVSSFTGKDLLITGLQSYNFSSVIAGGSSVQEVLFPNAGSPLSEGNTKLNFEPQFPGFNPQNLTSSCGGNDVCLYKLLYIFPVAKKLTLFAAPLAEVSDAFPTLLPWASEGQGAISRFVALNPVLRVSGGTSGTGLASAAGFIFIPTPKVDWRALYGSVNAPIPANGPFPENVLGAGLFNGSFVASTQLTLKPAKTLDIGLNYAYSYHQVNILGMGLAGLSTGSLAGLPITTPVHLNSVGATLTWRFHPKVSLATYGAYIMVNNAAGDGYTNFTSWLLGFYFPDALVKGNTAAIMFGQPLYRVAAGGGASLTPSNSFTGGPSINRATPYQVEAYYNIRLNDYISVTPGAFVIFNPEGDSNNLTTGVAVIRTTFTF; this is encoded by the coding sequence ATGGCTCAGGTCACCTCGGTCTCCCAGTTGTCAGATGTGCAGCCAACTGATTGGGCGTTTCAAGCACTGCAATCTTTAGTGGAGCGCTATGGTTGCATTGCAGGCTATCCCGACAGCACCTATCGCGGCCAGCGGGCCTTGACTCGTTATGAGTTTGCCGCTGGTCTAAATGCCTGTATGCAGCGCATCGAAGAATTACTGTCAGCAACCACCTCGCCCTTGTTGACCAAGGAAGAGCTACTAGTTTTGCAAAAACTGCAAGAGGAATTTGCAGCAGAACTGGTGACGATGAGAGGGCGCGTAGATACGCTTGAAGCTCGGACTACACAGCTGGAAGCCCAACAATTCTCGACAACAACCAAGTTGAATGGAGAGGCAATTTTTGCTGTGGTGGGAGGCTCAGGTGGGGAACCTCGCAGCCGGACACCTGCTGGAGAAGATCCCCAACCCATTATGGTTAACCGGGTGCGCCTGAATTTGGTGTCTAGCTTCACGGGTAAGGATTTGTTGATTACCGGCTTGCAGTCTTACAACTTCAGCAGTGTGATTGCCGGAGGCAGTTCTGTCCAGGAAGTCTTATTTCCCAATGCTGGTTCGCCTTTAAGTGAAGGCAACACAAAGCTCAACTTTGAGCCCCAGTTTCCTGGCTTTAATCCCCAGAACTTGACATCGAGCTGTGGGGGAAATGATGTTTGCCTGTATAAGCTGCTCTATATTTTCCCCGTTGCTAAAAAGCTCACCTTGTTTGCTGCACCACTGGCCGAAGTGTCTGATGCCTTTCCAACGCTGCTTCCTTGGGCTAGTGAAGGACAGGGGGCGATTTCTCGATTTGTCGCACTTAACCCGGTTCTGCGGGTTTCTGGTGGAACGTCTGGAACAGGATTGGCTTCTGCAGCTGGCTTTATCTTCATTCCTACGCCCAAGGTTGACTGGCGAGCCCTATACGGTAGTGTGAATGCTCCTATCCCTGCCAATGGCCCCTTCCCAGAAAATGTTTTAGGAGCAGGGCTTTTTAATGGCAGTTTTGTTGCTTCTACTCAGTTAACCCTGAAGCCAGCTAAAACTCTGGATATTGGGCTGAACTACGCCTATAGCTATCATCAGGTCAATATTTTGGGCATGGGACTGGCAGGTCTCTCAACAGGATCCCTAGCCGGCCTACCCATTACAACTCCAGTACACCTCAACTCTGTTGGTGCTACATTAACGTGGCGATTCCATCCCAAAGTATCCTTGGCCACCTATGGTGCTTACATCATGGTAAATAACGCGGCTGGAGACGGTTATACAAACTTTACTAGCTGGCTGCTGGGCTTCTACTTCCCAGATGCACTTGTGAAAGGAAATACCGCTGCGATTATGTTTGGGCAACCCTTGTATCGAGTTGCTGCTGGTGGTGGGGCATCTCTTACTCCGTCGAATAGCTTTACTGGCGGTCCCTCAATTAATCGGGCAACCCCTTACCAGGTGGAGGCTTACTATAACATTCGTCTGAATGATTACATTAGTGTCACTCCAGGTGCCTTTGTCATTTTCAATCCGGAAGGAGATTCCAATAACCTGACAACCGGTGTAGCTGTTATTCGGACTACCTTTACGTTTTAA
- the apcB gene encoding allophycocyanin subunit beta, with protein sequence MRDVVTGLIENYDLKGQYLDRNAVEALKDYFGSGVARVQAAGVVNANAAAIVRQAGSKLFEELPELIRPGGNAYTTRRFAACLRDMDYYLRYASYALVAGSMDVLDERVLQGLRETYNSLGVPIAPTVRGIQIMKDMVKDLVAAAGIEDVAFLDQPFDYMTREFSEQDL encoded by the coding sequence ATGCGGGATGTAGTGACCGGCCTGATTGAGAACTATGACCTCAAAGGACAGTATTTAGATCGCAATGCTGTTGAGGCTCTGAAAGACTATTTTGGCAGCGGTGTGGCTCGGGTACAAGCGGCTGGTGTAGTGAATGCCAACGCAGCGGCGATTGTCAGACAAGCAGGATCGAAGTTGTTTGAGGAACTCCCGGAACTGATTCGTCCGGGTGGCAATGCCTATACAACTCGTCGCTTCGCAGCGTGCCTCCGGGATATGGACTATTATCTGCGCTATGCCAGCTATGCATTGGTGGCTGGCAGTATGGATGTTCTAGATGAGCGGGTTCTCCAGGGCCTGCGGGAAACCTATAACTCCCTAGGGGTTCCCATTGCCCCCACAGTTCGTGGAATTCAGATTATGAAAGACATGGTCAAAGATCTGGTAGCAGCTGCTGGAATTGAGGATGTCGCCTTTTTAGATCAACCCTTTGACTACATGACGCGGGAGTTTTCAGAGCAGGATCTCTAA
- a CDS encoding YbjN domain-containing protein translates to MTTLPPSTETTANVDLFSDWLESITPNHIEIIETVISSLDSDRSAMVSHSDGGYLWKFNYGSVEVFVQLTGLTDEDTFTVWASVLKLPAKNEPQLMRALLEMNWSATFEARFAILDDQVVVLTSRTLAELSPSEISRSVTVVASIADNNDDDLQAEFSQA, encoded by the coding sequence ATGACGACCTTACCGCCCTCGACTGAGACAACGGCCAACGTAGATTTATTTAGCGATTGGCTGGAGTCGATTACCCCGAACCATATCGAGATCATTGAAACCGTCATTTCCAGTCTGGATAGCGACCGCAGTGCCATGGTTAGCCACAGTGACGGCGGCTATCTTTGGAAGTTTAACTATGGCAGTGTGGAGGTCTTTGTCCAACTCACCGGGCTGACGGATGAAGACACCTTTACCGTTTGGGCAAGTGTGCTGAAACTACCTGCCAAGAATGAGCCCCAGTTGATGCGGGCACTCCTAGAAATGAACTGGTCTGCCACCTTTGAAGCCCGATTTGCCATCTTGGATGACCAGGTTGTAGTCTTAACCTCCCGGACGCTGGCAGAACTCTCCCCAAGTGAAATTTCCCGATCAGTGACCGTTGTGGCCTCGATCGCCGACAACAACGATGATGACCTCCAAGCCGAATTCTCTCAGGCATAG
- a CDS encoding NAD-dependent succinate-semialdehyde dehydrogenase, protein MELAMAIATINPTTGELIKTFAALTPGEIEQKLAFAQATFESYQWVPFPQRAAWMNTAAEILTAQRQDLGRLITLEMGKTLTSAIAEVEKCAWVCRYYAEHAATFLADVAVTTDAHQSYVKYQPLGAILAVMPWNFPFWQVFRFAAPALMAGNVGILKHASNVPQCALAIAEIFREAGFPEGAFQTLLVGADQVASLIADDRIKAATLTGSEPAGMSLAATAGHYLKKTVLELGGSDPLIVLPSADLETAVTAAVTARMLNNGQSCIAAKRLIVVGEIGDVFTQKLMAQLQALKVGDPLLPETDLGPLATPQILHELDQQVQQSVQQGARLLLGGQPLDRPGNFYPPTLLTDIPPGSLADLAEFFGPVALLFQVADLDQAIALANKTSFGLGASAWTTVPEERDLLINELVSGSVFINGLVKSDPRLPFGGIKRSGYGRELGSQGIQEFVNIKTIWIR, encoded by the coding sequence ATGGAATTGGCTATGGCGATCGCAACGATTAATCCGACGACGGGTGAACTGATTAAAACCTTTGCCGCACTGACCCCGGGGGAGATTGAACAGAAACTCGCCTTCGCCCAAGCAACCTTTGAGTCCTATCAGTGGGTTCCCTTCCCCCAGCGGGCTGCCTGGATGAACACCGCAGCCGAGATCTTGACAGCGCAACGGCAAGATCTCGGACGGCTGATCACCCTGGAAATGGGTAAAACCCTGACCTCGGCGATCGCCGAGGTGGAGAAATGTGCCTGGGTCTGTCGTTACTATGCAGAACATGCAGCTACTTTTTTGGCTGATGTTGCCGTGACCACGGATGCCCATCAGAGCTACGTGAAATACCAGCCCCTCGGGGCGATTCTGGCGGTCATGCCCTGGAATTTTCCCTTCTGGCAGGTGTTTCGCTTTGCTGCACCAGCACTGATGGCTGGGAATGTGGGCATCCTCAAACATGCCTCCAATGTGCCCCAGTGTGCCTTGGCGATCGCCGAGATTTTTCGCGAGGCAGGCTTTCCCGAGGGGGCGTTTCAAACCCTGCTCGTGGGAGCCGATCAAGTGGCGTCCCTGATCGCCGATGACCGCATTAAGGCGGCGACCCTGACGGGGAGTGAGCCTGCGGGCATGAGTTTGGCGGCAACTGCGGGGCATTATTTAAAGAAAACTGTTCTGGAGTTGGGCGGCAGTGACCCCTTGATTGTGCTGCCCAGTGCCGATCTAGAAACCGCTGTCACCGCTGCGGTGACGGCTCGGATGCTGAATAATGGTCAGTCTTGTATTGCGGCCAAGCGATTGATCGTGGTCGGGGAGATTGGGGACGTTTTTACCCAAAAGCTGATGGCTCAGTTGCAAGCCCTGAAGGTGGGAGATCCCCTGCTGCCGGAAACGGATCTGGGACCCTTGGCGACTCCCCAAATTTTGCACGAGTTAGACCAGCAGGTGCAACAGTCAGTGCAGCAGGGAGCCCGTCTGCTCCTGGGGGGACAGCCCCTCGATCGCCCCGGCAACTTTTATCCCCCCACCCTGCTGACAGATATTCCCCCAGGCAGTTTGGCTGATCTAGCAGAGTTTTTTGGGCCGGTGGCGCTGCTATTTCAGGTGGCGGATCTGGATCAGGCGATCGCCCTGGCCAATAAAACCAGCTTTGGATTGGGAGCCAGTGCCTGGACAACTGTCCCTGAAGAGCGCGATCTCCTGATTAACGAGTTGGTCTCTGGCTCGGTCTTTATAAATGGCCTGGTGAAGTCAGACCCGCGGCTGCCCTTTGGGGGGATCAAACGATCCGGCTACGGGCGGGAACTGGGTAGCCAGGGCATTCAAGAATTTGTCAATATCAAGACGATTTGGATTCGATAA
- the glnA gene encoding type I glutamate--ammonia ligase yields the protein MSTPQEILQMIKDQGIQMIDLKFIDMPGTWQHLTVYYDQIDESSFVDGVPFDGSSIRGWKAINESDMAMVLDPTTVWIDPFMEEPTLSILCSIQEPRTGEPYARCPRVIAQKAVDYLKATGIGDTAYIGPEAEFFIFEDVRYDQTENKGYYYVDSVEGRWNSGREEVGGNLGYKPRYKEGYFPVPPTDTLQDIRTEMLLTMAKCGVPIEKHHHEVATGGQCELGFRFAELVKAADYLMTYKYCIKNVAKKYGKTVTFMPKPLFNDNGSGMHTHQSIWQDGQPLFWGDGYANLSQTALWYIGGLLKHAPALLAFTNPTTNSYKRLVPGFEAPVNLAYSQGNRSASIRIPLSGSNPKAKRLEFRCPDATSNPYLAFAAMLCAGIDGIKNQIDPGEPLDKDIYDLSPEELALVPSTPGSLELALKALEEDHEFLTAGGVFTPDLINTWITYKLDNEVNPMRLRPHPYEFALYYDV from the coding sequence ATGTCAACCCCCCAAGAAATTTTGCAGATGATTAAAGATCAGGGCATTCAGATGATTGACCTGAAATTTATCGATATGCCCGGAACCTGGCAGCACTTAACCGTATACTACGACCAAATTGACGAGAGCAGCTTTGTAGACGGCGTACCCTTCGACGGTTCCAGTATTCGGGGTTGGAAAGCCATTAATGAATCTGATATGGCCATGGTGCTCGACCCAACAACCGTCTGGATAGATCCCTTCATGGAAGAGCCAACCCTGAGCATTCTGTGTAGCATCCAGGAACCCCGAACCGGAGAACCCTATGCTCGCTGTCCACGGGTGATTGCCCAGAAGGCCGTTGACTATCTGAAAGCAACGGGCATTGGGGACACAGCCTATATTGGCCCTGAAGCTGAGTTTTTCATCTTTGAAGATGTCCGTTACGACCAGACCGAAAACAAAGGTTACTACTACGTGGACTCGGTTGAGGGTCGTTGGAACTCTGGCCGGGAAGAAGTGGGGGGCAACTTGGGCTATAAACCTCGCTATAAAGAAGGTTATTTTCCGGTACCGCCCACGGATACCTTGCAAGATATCCGCACCGAGATGCTCCTCACCATGGCCAAATGCGGAGTTCCCATTGAAAAACACCACCATGAAGTGGCAACTGGGGGACAGTGTGAGTTAGGTTTCCGGTTTGCTGAACTGGTGAAGGCAGCAGATTACTTAATGACCTATAAGTACTGCATTAAGAACGTCGCCAAAAAATACGGCAAGACGGTCACCTTCATGCCCAAGCCACTATTTAACGATAACGGCTCCGGGATGCATACCCACCAATCCATTTGGCAGGACGGCCAACCCCTGTTCTGGGGCGATGGCTACGCCAACCTCAGCCAGACAGCTCTCTGGTACATTGGCGGTTTGTTAAAGCATGCACCCGCTTTGCTTGCCTTTACGAACCCTACCACCAACTCCTATAAACGATTGGTGCCAGGGTTTGAAGCCCCCGTGAACCTCGCCTACTCGCAAGGCAACCGCTCAGCTTCCATCCGCATTCCCCTATCAGGCAGTAATCCCAAGGCTAAGCGGCTGGAGTTCCGTTGCCCGGATGCCACCTCCAACCCCTATCTCGCTTTTGCGGCCATGCTCTGCGCCGGGATTGATGGCATTAAGAATCAAATTGACCCCGGTGAACCGCTGGATAAGGACATTTACGATCTGTCCCCTGAGGAACTGGCGCTGGTTCCTTCTACTCCTGGATCCCTGGAGTTGGCGCTCAAAGCCCTTGAGGAAGATCATGAATTTCTGACCGCAGGTGGCGTGTTTACCCCCGACTTGATTAATACCTGGATCACCTACAAGTTGGATAACGAAGTCAACCCGATGCGGTTACGTCCCCATCCCTATGAGTTTGCTCTCTACTACGATGTCTAA
- a CDS encoding DUF732 domain-containing protein, which produces MRVSLWKVVLAISMLLGAAPVAIPAVAQSSDSPCFIRDSSGRLIDLSQSVCGYSRPQPVTSPLSPPVGSTLPPPSQPMAPEAAGNLDDRFWETFSSAINDPQVLNTVQIVGRSGTISLGQEVCQTLAAGGTLPDPEQKSQESRYPAAYFAAINTAAVNTYCPQYKPKPSPSI; this is translated from the coding sequence ATGCGAGTCTCTCTCTGGAAAGTAGTCCTGGCCATTTCGATGCTCCTGGGCGCTGCCCCTGTTGCCATCCCAGCGGTTGCCCAGTCATCCGATTCTCCGTGTTTCATCCGTGATAGTTCGGGTCGGCTGATCGATTTGTCCCAATCTGTCTGTGGTTATAGCCGCCCTCAGCCGGTAACCAGTCCCCTATCACCCCCTGTAGGCAGTACGCTGCCGCCACCGAGTCAGCCGATGGCTCCAGAGGCAGCGGGGAATCTAGATGATCGCTTTTGGGAAACCTTCTCCAGTGCTATCAATGACCCCCAAGTCCTGAATACGGTACAAATTGTGGGACGCAGCGGCACGATCAGTCTGGGGCAAGAAGTTTGCCAAACCTTGGCTGCGGGCGGTACCCTGCCTGATCCGGAGCAAAAATCCCAGGAAAGTCGGTATCCAGCGGCTTACTTCGCTGCGATTAATACGGCAGCGGTGAACACCTACTGTCCGCAGTACAAACCGAAGCCAAGTCCATCGATTTAA
- a CDS encoding acetolactate synthase large subunit, whose translation MNTAELLVRCLENEGVRYIFGLPGEENLEVLEALSQSSIQFITTRHEQGAAFMADVYGRLTGQAGVCLSTLGPGATNLMTGVADANLDGAPLVAITGQVGTDRMHIESHQYLDLVAMFSPVTKWNAQIVRPSITPEIVRRAFKLAQSEKPGAVHIDVPENIAAMAAVGAPLSKGDLEKTYASFRSIHQAAELIAQAEHPLILAGNGVIRSHASVALTQFASELQIPVANTFMGKGAIPYTHPLALWAVGLQLRDYISCGFDRADLVIAVGYDLIEYSPKKWNPDGQIPIVHIGAIAAEIDSSYIPKAEVVGDISDSLHEILQRADRRDKPIPASLSLRDNIRADYEQYAQDQGFPVKPQKLIYDLRQVMGAADIVISDVGAHKMWMARHYHCERPNTCIISNGFAAMGIAIPGALAAKLVHPDRHVVAVTGDGGFMMNFQELETALRVGTPFVTLIFNDGGYGLIEWKQHNHFGRSAFVKFSNPDFVKLAESMGLKGYRIESSADLIPTLKLALAQSVPAVIDCPVDYRENLRFTQKVGDLNCVI comes from the coding sequence ATGAACACTGCTGAATTACTGGTGCGCTGTCTCGAAAACGAAGGGGTGCGCTATATCTTCGGCCTCCCCGGTGAAGAAAACTTAGAGGTACTCGAAGCCCTGAGTCAGTCATCAATTCAGTTCATCACCACCCGGCACGAACAGGGCGCAGCCTTTATGGCGGATGTTTATGGGCGGCTCACCGGACAGGCAGGGGTATGTCTGTCCACCTTAGGGCCGGGAGCCACTAATTTAATGACCGGGGTGGCAGATGCCAATTTGGATGGGGCTCCCTTAGTGGCGATTACCGGGCAGGTGGGAACCGATCGCATGCACATTGAGTCCCATCAGTATCTCGATTTGGTGGCGATGTTTTCACCTGTTACCAAATGGAATGCCCAAATTGTCCGCCCCAGCATTACCCCAGAAATTGTCCGCCGCGCCTTTAAGCTGGCACAGTCTGAAAAGCCAGGAGCCGTTCACATTGATGTGCCGGAAAATATTGCAGCCATGGCAGCGGTGGGAGCCCCCCTGAGTAAGGGAGATCTGGAAAAAACCTACGCCTCGTTTCGCAGCATCCACCAGGCAGCGGAGCTGATTGCCCAAGCCGAACATCCCCTGATTCTGGCAGGGAACGGGGTGATTCGCTCCCACGCCAGTGTTGCCCTGACCCAGTTTGCCAGCGAGCTACAGATTCCGGTGGCCAATACCTTTATGGGCAAAGGAGCCATTCCCTACACCCATCCCCTAGCGCTGTGGGCCGTGGGGCTGCAACTGCGGGATTACATCAGCTGTGGGTTTGATCGCGCCGATCTGGTGATTGCGGTCGGCTATGACCTGATTGAATATTCCCCCAAGAAGTGGAACCCGGATGGTCAGATTCCCATTGTGCATATTGGGGCGATCGCCGCTGAAATTGACAGCAGTTATATTCCCAAAGCTGAGGTGGTGGGGGATATTTCTGATTCCCTCCACGAAATCTTGCAACGTGCCGATCGCCGGGACAAACCGATCCCTGCCTCCCTGAGTTTGCGAGATAACATTCGCGCTGACTACGAACAGTATGCCCAGGATCAAGGGTTTCCGGTAAAGCCACAAAAGCTGATCTACGATCTGCGCCAGGTGATGGGAGCTGCCGATATTGTAATCAGCGATGTCGGTGCCCACAAAATGTGGATGGCGCGTCACTACCACTGTGAGCGTCCCAATACCTGCATCATTTCCAACGGCTTTGCCGCCATGGGCATTGCCATTCCAGGAGCCCTCGCCGCCAAGTTAGTTCACCCCGACCGACATGTTGTGGCCGTCACCGGGGATGGGGGGTTTATGATGAACTTCCAAGAGCTAGAAACCGCCCTGCGGGTGGGCACCCCTTTTGTCACTTTAATCTTTAATGACGGCGGCTACGGTTTGATTGAATGGAAGCAGCATAACCACTTTGGCCGCTCGGCCTTTGTCAAATTTAGCAACCCAGATTTTGTCAAACTAGCGGAAAGTATGGGCTTAAAAGGCTATCGGATTGAGTCCAGTGCCGATCTGATCCCAACCTTAAAACTTGCCCTGGCTCAATCCGTACCTGCGGTGATTGACTGCCCCGTAGATTACCGGGAAAATCTCCGCTTTACCCAAAAAGTAGGAGATTTAAATTGCGTGATTTAG
- a CDS encoding cytochrome d ubiquinol oxidase subunit II, whose protein sequence is MSFFWDANETWLVLMMEALFGAFPLAYATILNALYIPIFMMIFWLIFRAVAFEFREHSEGKFLWNFAFGAGSFMAALGQGFALGSVIEGITVNEAGHFIGSTWDWLDWRSLQCPDSGCRNSSWISSATNAGD, encoded by the coding sequence TTGTCATTCTTCTGGGATGCGAATGAAACCTGGTTGGTGCTAATGATGGAAGCCTTGTTTGGGGCGTTTCCCCTCGCCTATGCCACAATTCTCAATGCCCTGTATATCCCGATTTTCATGATGATTTTCTGGCTGATTTTTCGGGCGGTGGCATTTGAATTTCGAGAACATTCCGAAGGCAAATTTCTTTGGAACTTTGCCTTCGGGGCAGGCAGCTTTATGGCGGCACTGGGACAAGGCTTTGCGCTTGGTAGTGTGATTGAAGGGATCACGGTTAATGAGGCAGGTCACTTTATCGGCTCCACCTGGGATTGGTTAGACTGGCGATCGCTACAGTGCCCGGATTCAGGTTGCCGAAATTCCTCCTGGATCTCCAGTGCTACAAACGCTGGTGACTGA
- a CDS encoding helix-turn-helix domain-containing protein, translating into MRQKIVDAYETGNISQRQLAKNFGVALSFIQTLLKHYREQGSIVPKVRTQQTPTKLNAEQLEVLRQLVETQPDATLAELREQLREKTGVLIGVATVDRMVRLKLGFTFKKKPLPHEERNG; encoded by the coding sequence TTGCGTCAGAAAATTGTTGATGCGTATGAGACCGGCAATATTTCACAACGCCAGTTAGCAAAAAACTTTGGAGTCGCTTTAAGTTTTATCCAAACCTTACTTAAACACTATCGTGAACAGGGTAGCATCGTCCCCAAAGTTCGGACTCAGCAGACCCCGACCAAACTTAATGCGGAACAACTTGAAGTCCTTAGGCAACTGGTCGAAACGCAGCCCGATGCCACGTTAGCAGAGCTTCGGGAACAACTTCGCGAAAAAACTGGGGTCTTAATTGGAGTAGCTACTGTGGATCGGATGGTACGTCTGAAACTCGGTTTCACCTTTAAAAAAAAGCCTCTACCCCACGAAGAAAGGAACGGATGA
- a CDS encoding ferritin-like domain-containing protein yields the protein MTVAYPRKLQNALSAREILMQVVRDREVHLITLNRYRYSEQRSCKDLTDLVEQLDGQPPELVRDLSRHIADEARHALWLTELLVDLGASVGTPPGASYIQEFERLLDRGQDPKRDVDDFLIASLAAINVTEKRGCEYFSAHIHALKQAAQTPENLKIQATIEGIFPEEAAHVRWGNRWLAKVAAQSPEHRRKVELAKQRYTAIEQAAFESGLDITLGAELRRVGSLLDVANTLPLWQRPQYVIERLPQSLLSLDLQQTRVDVIQRAWQRDPQGFVERLIPLFVGGLSRQSKPQKATA from the coding sequence ATGACTGTCGCTTACCCTCGTAAACTTCAGAATGCTCTGAGTGCCCGAGAAATCTTGATGCAGGTGGTGCGCGATCGCGAGGTGCACTTAATTACCCTGAATCGCTACCGCTACAGTGAGCAACGCAGCTGCAAAGACCTGACAGATCTCGTGGAGCAGCTTGACGGCCAGCCCCCAGAACTGGTGCGGGATCTGTCTCGACATATTGCGGATGAGGCTCGTCATGCCCTGTGGCTCACCGAGCTACTGGTCGATTTAGGAGCCAGTGTGGGGACACCACCGGGGGCTTCCTACATTCAAGAGTTTGAGCGGTTGCTAGATCGAGGACAAGACCCGAAGCGAGATGTCGATGATTTTCTCATTGCATCCCTGGCTGCCATCAATGTCACCGAAAAACGGGGGTGTGAGTATTTTTCCGCCCATATTCATGCCTTGAAGCAGGCGGCTCAAACCCCAGAAAATCTTAAAATCCAGGCCACGATTGAGGGAATTTTCCCCGAAGAAGCCGCCCATGTGCGCTGGGGCAATCGCTGGCTGGCAAAAGTGGCTGCCCAAAGCCCAGAGCACCGCCGCAAAGTGGAACTGGCGAAGCAAAGATACACAGCCATTGAGCAGGCCGCCTTTGAGTCTGGGTTGGATATCACCTTAGGAGCAGAATTGCGGCGGGTCGGTTCCCTCCTGGATGTCGCCAATACCTTACCCCTATGGCAACGGCCTCAGTATGTCATAGAGAGACTTCCCCAAAGTCTCCTGTCCCTCGACTTGCAGCAGACTCGCGTTGATGTGATACAACGGGCTTGGCAGCGAGATCCCCAGGGATTTGTGGAGCGATTAATTCCCCTGTTTGTAGGGGGGCTAAGTCGGCAGTCCAAACCTCAGAAGGCCACGGCCTAG
- a CDS encoding class I SAM-dependent methyltransferase, whose product MISKEEANTTTAKVFNAASDYFDAPALSFWSRFGQQTIDRLSLHSGHRVLDVCCGTGASAIPAAVCVGSTGQVLGVDLAESLLELGRQKSRQQGLKNIEFRHGDFEHLGLPRESFDAIVCVFGIFFVPDMVAAVRELWRMVRPGGKLAITSWGAKVFEPANQRFWEILETERPDLVKKLTPWDRIRDRASLQALLESGGATQVKVFAESSIHELAAPEDWWTMVLGGGLRGTIDQLDPAARERVRQANLQFLLTNQVQSLEVDVLYAIAQKSHPRQR is encoded by the coding sequence ATGATCAGCAAGGAAGAGGCAAACACGACAACCGCAAAAGTTTTTAATGCCGCATCGGATTATTTTGATGCGCCAGCGTTATCTTTCTGGAGTCGCTTTGGGCAACAAACCATTGATCGGTTGTCTCTGCATTCCGGCCATCGCGTTTTGGATGTTTGTTGTGGCACGGGTGCTTCAGCGATTCCCGCCGCAGTCTGTGTCGGTTCCACAGGGCAGGTGCTGGGGGTAGATCTGGCCGAATCCTTACTGGAACTAGGGCGTCAGAAGTCCCGACAGCAGGGCCTGAAAAATATCGAGTTTCGCCACGGGGATTTTGAACATCTCGGCCTCCCCAGGGAAAGCTTTGATGCCATTGTGTGTGTGTTCGGGATTTTCTTTGTTCCTGATATGGTGGCAGCGGTTCGCGAACTGTGGCGCATGGTTCGTCCGGGGGGAAAACTCGCCATTACCTCCTGGGGAGCAAAGGTCTTTGAACCAGCAAATCAACGGTTCTGGGAAATCCTTGAAACTGAACGCCCGGACTTGGTGAAGAAATTGACACCCTGGGATCGAATTCGTGATCGGGCCTCGCTGCAAGCACTTCTAGAATCAGGGGGAGCGACCCAGGTCAAGGTTTTTGCAGAGTCCAGCATTCATGAACTGGCTGCGCCGGAAGATTGGTGGACCATGGTTTTGGGTGGGGGACTCAGAGGCACAATCGACCAACTTGATCCGGCAGCTCGGGAACGGGTTCGACAGGCAAACCTTCAATTTCTCCTGACGAATCAAGTGCAGTCTCTGGAGGTGGATGTCTTGTATGCGATCGCGCAGAAATCCCACCCCCGACAGAGGTAA